TTTGAATATTCTCCATTTCGTATAGGTTTTGCAGTGCACACCCCAACTTTCTATAAGTTAACATATTCTACGAGTGCAATAGTAACCAATGATTATAGAGATGCAAATACTGATGAATTAAAACGTATAATTGTAGATACCTATGATTATGTAGGAGATATGAAGCGGGATTATCGATTGGTAACACCATGGAAATATAACGTTAGTTTAGGATATACTGTCGGAACTTCTTTAGCATTAGGTGCGGAATATGAATATGAAGATTATTCTACAATGAAATTTAAGTATTCAAGTAATGATGGCGGTGGGGATATGGAATTTGAGAATGCTGAAGTAAAGAACTGTTTGAAAGGTGAACATACATTCCGTATTGGAGCTGAGTATAAGGTAATTCCAGAGTTTGCTTTTCGTTTAGGATATAATTATAGTTCTGCTGTATTTAGAGATGAGGCTGTGAAATATATTCCTTCCAATTCTCTTATAACTGATACTGATTTTTCTAATAAGAGATCACAGAGTAATTATACATTAGGAATAGGATATAGAGGAAAAATGTTTTATGCAGATTTAGCTTATCAGTTGTCTACATATAAAGAGAACTTTTATCCATTTTATAATGAATTTGAGTTAACTCAAGGTGAGTGGACTATGGTAACTCCTCCGGCCACTAAAGTAACTAATACACGTAGTCAAGTACTATTAACCGTAGGTATGCGCTTCTAAACTAATTAAGAACAGTTTTCAATTTCAATAATAACTTTTGTGTGTGAAAAATCCCAGGAATGCTGAGTGTCTACGGCAGTTCCAGGGATTTTTATTTATGTTCGTTTTTACTTGTCTGCGTTATCTACGCAATGGAGTGTGTCCGTCAAAGATGACACGGTTGCGGGCGAACCTCATGACAATCGCATTTCCGGCACTTACTTCAACATCCTGATTTGCTACGATTTCTTGTTTTTCTCCCTCTATGGATACTTCTCCAATTACTTCTCCAGCTTTGATCGTTTCTTGTGGAATTAAGTTGGTTAATTCTCCGTCAGATACCTTTTTGATATTGATATCCTCGGCTTCCGCGCTCTTGTCCAACTCAACCTTTCCGTTAAAAAGATCTTGAATACCTCTGTTTCTCAAACGAAGTTTGATACTTGCTTTACCGTTATACGGTCTGCCGTCCTCGTCAAGTAAGATGACGGGTACAGTCATTCGTTTGAACTTTAAGGCTACGTTTTTAGTTCCGCGAATGGCTTGAGCTATTCCGAATAGATGTTCTTTTCCTCCCTTTATACTGCGGTAACGTTTTCCCAATGCTCTAGTAGCAGCTTCGTCAGTCAATTCGGGGTAATGAGCATAGAATGTAACAGATTCAACGTCTGTGTCTATCTCGTCCCATGTCTGACTATCTACGCCTAGGGCAAACGGAAGATAGTCTTGATTGGAAACTGACATTGAGATTACATCTCCAGTTGAGAAGCTATTCTTTACGGGAAGCGATAAAGCGGCACTGTTACGAGTAAGCAAGTCAGTGATGCTTTGGTTGTCGATAGAAGTAGAGAAGTCGATAGCTTCTTTACTGGGGTCTTGCAGGTTGTCTTGTTGTTGACAACCAAACAGGCATGCTGCTGTTAGAAAAACTAGAAGGTTTTTTCTTTTCATTTGCAGGGTTGTTAATTAGTTAATAATAGAAAAGAGAAATCTAATATTCTATTTTATCCTCTTTGGCTGCCCAAGCCTCAAAGGCGGTAATAGCTTCATTGGGTAGTAAAATTTCGGAGGGAAGTTTTCTGTCTTCTGGTTTCAGTTCCAGTTCGTCGTAGATAAAAGAATCGTCAAAACCGATATTTTTGGCGTCGGTTTTGTTGTTACCGTAGTACATCTTGTCCAGTCGTGCCCAATAAATAGCACCCAAGCACATGGGACAAGGTTCGCAGGAGGTGTATATCTCATATCCGCTAAGATCAAATGTTCCCAGTTTGGCGGCTGCGGCACGTATTGCACTAACTTCGGCATGTGCAGTAGGATCACAAGACGTTGTGACGCGGTTTACACCGGTAGCGACGATCACTCCTTCTTTGGTGGCGATAACAGCACCGAAAGGGCCTCCACCATTTTCGACATTTTCTTTTGAAAGCTCTATTGCTTTCCGCATTAGTTCTTCTTTAGTCATGGCAATAAAAAATATTGTTAGTTTTATCCTATTTACTTCTTTTCAGAAATAACATCTTTCTACAAAGATAGAAAAAACTAACAATATACCAAGGAACGATTTCCTTTAATTTTCTACCAGTACCAGCAGACGCCGAAAGAGAACGGATAAAGTTCGGGATCTTGAATACTGATAAAACGGTAGGAAATATCCGTTTAAAGCTTTCCGAGAATCTTGTCCATAACCCAGTTGGTCAGTGTGGCACTTTCACCGTCGCAGGAACAGATGGATTTACCTAATAGATGGTCTACCACCGCTTGGATAAGAGGCTGTTGTACATGTTCCGGGTTACCGATACAGATTTCTTCGCGTCCGCGTTCGGTATGCAGTCCGATAGGTTCGTAGGTGAAGACAGAAAAACAAATCATTCCTTTGTCTCCGATGATTTCTATACGATCCTCGCGGGCCGAGTCGTGCGCTACGAAACACCAGGAACCGCTACCTACCAATCCGTTGTCGAACTGGAAACAGGCACTTAAGGTATCTTCGGCGGGATAAAGTCCTCCGCGGTTGCTCTTGTAACCATTTGCTTCGAGAATGCAACCGAACATATCCTGCAATAAATCTATCTGATGCGGGGCAAGATCGTAGAAGTAACCGCCTCCGGCAATGTCCGCTTGTACACGCCAGGGAAGATTTTCACGGTTATAGTCCAGGTCGCGTGGTGGCTGTGCGAAACGTATCTGTACATTGATAACGTTACCGATAGAACCGTTTTCTACAAGCTCTTTTACTTTTTGGAAGTACGGGAGATAACGTCGGTAGTAAGCAACGAAACAAGGAATGCCTGTTTCTTGCGAAATACGGTTGATACGGGTACACTCTTCGTATGTCTGTGCCATTGGCTTTTCAATGTATGCAGGCTTACCTGCTTTCATTGCCATAATAGCATAAGTAGCATGAGAAGAAGGAGGAGTGGCGATATATATAGCATTTACTTCCGGATCGTCTATCAGTTCCTGTGCGTCGTCATACCATTTCTTGATACCTCTTTCTTTGGCATAGGCTTTTGCCTTTGCACCGTCGCGACTCATTACAGCTACGACTTCCGAATGTTCTACTTTTTGGAAAGCAGGACCACTTTTCGTTTTGGTGACTTCGCCGCAACCGATGAATCCCCATTTAATTATCTTTTCACTCATAATTGTAATACCTATTGTGTCTGTTTTAACAAAGCCCAAAGATAAAACTATTTTTTGTCAAGAGCAACTTTATTGATTATAGTATTTTTTATAAATCTTTTGATATTCTGATTTCTTTTGGAACTTATCCAGCCACGTATTCAAACTATCGAGTAAAACGGGGGATTGCTTACTGACTGCCCATGAGTAGAACTGTGTAAAGCTGATAGCCGTATTGATATCAATCTGCGACAAGGAATCCGCTACTGCCCGTGCAATGCTTTCGTCACAAACTGCATAGTCAATGTCTCCGTGTGCTACTAGTGAAATCAATTGTTCGGGGCCATATTTTTCTATTTCTTTTATGTAAATGGTGTCTCCGATTTCATTTCCTAAGTTCTGAATACGCAAGATAGAAGGCGAACCTTTTACGACATGAAGTGTCCGCCGGGCTAAATCCAGTTGGTTACGGATATAAAGTGAATCGTTTTCTCCATTCTCTTTGCGTTGAACCAGGACTTGTTTGTTGAGGACAATGGGAGAGGTGAGAAGCAGGGAATCTTTTAATTTGCTAGTCGCCAATATTCCATAAGCAATAACATCATAACGCCCTTCACTCAGTCCTTTCAGCCGTTCTTCGAAACTCATGACTGGGGTGATTTCTGCTTTCAGTCTTTTATCACGGGCAAAGGCCTGTATCAGTTCATAATGGAAGCCGGAGATAGTGTCACCGTCCACATAAAAACTGATTGAGTTGTATTCGGTAGCTACACGTAGTATTCCTTCTTTGGCAATGGCGGCATAATCACGCGGATGCCCTAAGGGTTTTTCTTGTTTTCCGCAATATCGGAAAGTGAAAATAAGTGCCAATATAATGATAACAGGCACTAAATATCTGAATAGTCTCAGTTTCGGGCGTGTCTCCATAAGCCATAAAGGTTTTGTTAATCATAGAAATTCCATGAAAGTCCGAATTTCAGGACGCGTGGATTGATAGGATAGTGAGGAGACAGAAAATAATCAGGTCTGCTTATTCCTTGGTTCACGTGATACATCATCACATAGAAACGTGTACGTTTCAGATGCAGGTTTGCATAGACATTCACAATCGGATAACCGCCTATCTCAACTTTGCCTTCTTCCGGTTGCAGGTAGAAATTTTGGATAGCCGGCATATAGGCGGGTGCATTGTATTTCGTGAAATATCGCACGTCGGCACCTAATTGCACGCTAAGCACTTTCTTTGCTAATTTAAACTGCATATAAAAGTTATGATACAAAGAAAGATCGGGCAAGGGCAGCACAGTCTGGTCACTGGATTTCTGCCAGGTTACTTCATTATCTAAATGGAAGATTCCGAGCTTGAAGTCCTGGTTGAGGCTTGCCGATAATACTTGAAGGCTTCCGCTTTTCTGTTCGGGCGTTGCCTGTTGGTTGAAATACGTATAGTTCTTGATGTTTTCTACTCCCGCTCTTAGCCGGGTTTTCCAGCGTGCAATACTTAGTTCCCCTTCGATACGTGTACGGAACTCCTTATCCATATCATTATCCCACATGAAATGTTTGGAATGGTAATGACGCATATAGAAAGGTGCAAGCTGGTTGCTGACCTCACCGCGGGCAATAAGGCTGACGGTATCTTTCCATAACGGGAAATTCAGGTCTATATCTCCTTTTACATTGAACTGTCCGATTGCTTTTCCTGCAAGTCCCACTTCACCGATTGCGTGATAGTGAAGAATATTCCCTTCCCGTTTGGATAACTCTCCTCCGACGAATATCTCGTTTTCATTGTATTTGTCGGGTAATGGTCCTCCGTCCTTATTCATCAGCGTATATTTACTGATTTTGTAAGAAGCGAATGCGGTCAATCCGGCTTTTGCATATTTGTTGAAACCTTCCAGTAAAGCGATGCCGATTGTATTCTTGATTCCTACATAAGTAGTACTGTCTCTTACGAACGCTTTATTGTCCTTATCAAAATATGTGTTCTGATAATATCCGTCCGCTACTTCGTCATAAGAATTGAAGCCATGGCGTGCCCGTTCTACCTGAATGGTGTGTATAAAGCTCGTCACCGGTACAAACTCCTGTTTGGCGGGAGTCGTGTCGTTTTCCGCCTGCGGAATGTCACGTTTGAATCCTAGATTATAACGTTGAGTCAGGAATACATAAAAGTCATGATTACGGTTGGTTGTTTCGCTCAATACAGTAGGAATGTTGGTTGATTCGTATTCCCTTCGTCCTTCGGCCATTTCCTCCGGAGCGGTGATATATCTGTCATCGGTGATACCTCCGTTTTCATTAGTCTTCAGATAGTTGTTACTGTATATTCCTTGCACCTGATATCTGTCTCCGATATAGCTGCCGAAAACTGCAGCGTTAAAGTATGCAGTATTCTGATTGTTGTAGTATCCCCGTCCGTATAAATAATCAATGTTGAAACCGAAGGCCAACTTCTTGTTTACGTTTACAGAGAAGTAGGATTTGAAACGTTCTTCTCCATTTACCTTATTACCGGCTTTATGATACGTCAGATTGGTATAGGGAACGTTACTGTTCGTAAAATTAAATTCTGTGGGACGGACAAAGAAACTGGAAAAAGGTTCCATGAAAATGGTCGGCTCCGGATAACGGCGGTCAAAGAAGATGCGTGACATACGGGGCGACCCCATATTGGCGAGATAATTGTAATGTCCGGTGATTCCTTCCGTGAGATTCGTGTTCTGAAAGTGGTGATAGGCGGTGTCGGCAGGGATTATCGTCCGGTCGCCCAGCTGGTTTTTGATCCGCCACATATATAAGGTAGGTGGTAATCCCTTTACTTCAACGTTTGCACTATCCAGTCTGTCCGGAATCATTGCAGGGTCTACCTGGTTACCGTATTGGTCATATCCGTTTTCGTCGATTTGTTGACGACCGGGATTAAACTGTGCATGGACAGTTGTCAGCCCTACAACGGAAAGTAATATATATAATAGTAAGATTCGTCTCATAATTGGAGGCAAAGATACTTACTTTAATTGATTTAATGATAATGGATAATTGAAAATTATGTTGCATACGTACTATACGTAGCTAATAATTATCAATTATCCATTGCACATTATCTGTTAATTAAACCTCACGGATTAATTCCATACCTTTCTTGATTGCTTCTTCGTTCATCGGAATCAAGTGGTGATGGCGTTCCGGAAGAGTTTTCTTCAATCCCTTGATTACATTTTCCAATGTCACAATCGGGCGGAGTTTTAATAAACCGCCAAGTACAATCATGTTGAATGCTTTGGCGTTATTCATCTCGTTGGCTGCGTCCATGGCATCGATACGATATACCTTGATATCCTTGCGG
The nucleotide sequence above comes from Bacteroides caccae. Encoded proteins:
- a CDS encoding nucleoside deaminase; translated protein: MTKEELMRKAIELSKENVENGGGPFGAVIATKEGVIVATGVNRVTTSCDPTAHAEVSAIRAAAAKLGTFDLSGYEIYTSCEPCPMCLGAIYWARLDKMYYGNNKTDAKNIGFDDSFIYDELELKPEDRKLPSEILLPNEAITAFEAWAAKEDKIEY
- a CDS encoding Gfo/Idh/MocA family protein produces the protein MSEKIIKWGFIGCGEVTKTKSGPAFQKVEHSEVVAVMSRDGAKAKAYAKERGIKKWYDDAQELIDDPEVNAIYIATPPSSHATYAIMAMKAGKPAYIEKPMAQTYEECTRINRISQETGIPCFVAYYRRYLPYFQKVKELVENGSIGNVINVQIRFAQPPRDLDYNRENLPWRVQADIAGGGYFYDLAPHQIDLLQDMFGCILEANGYKSNRGGLYPAEDTLSACFQFDNGLVGSGSWCFVAHDSAREDRIEIIGDKGMICFSVFTYEPIGLHTERGREEICIGNPEHVQQPLIQAVVDHLLGKSICSCDGESATLTNWVMDKILGKL
- a CDS encoding putative porin translates to MRRILLLYILLSVVGLTTVHAQFNPGRQQIDENGYDQYGNQVDPAMIPDRLDSANVEVKGLPPTLYMWRIKNQLGDRTIIPADTAYHHFQNTNLTEGITGHYNYLANMGSPRMSRIFFDRRYPEPTIFMEPFSSFFVRPTEFNFTNSNVPYTNLTYHKAGNKVNGEERFKSYFSVNVNKKLAFGFNIDYLYGRGYYNNQNTAYFNAAVFGSYIGDRYQVQGIYSNNYLKTNENGGITDDRYITAPEEMAEGRREYESTNIPTVLSETTNRNHDFYVFLTQRYNLGFKRDIPQAENDTTPAKQEFVPVTSFIHTIQVERARHGFNSYDEVADGYYQNTYFDKDNKAFVRDSTTYVGIKNTIGIALLEGFNKYAKAGLTAFASYKISKYTLMNKDGGPLPDKYNENEIFVGGELSKREGNILHYHAIGEVGLAGKAIGQFNVKGDIDLNFPLWKDTVSLIARGEVSNQLAPFYMRHYHSKHFMWDNDMDKEFRTRIEGELSIARWKTRLRAGVENIKNYTYFNQQATPEQKSGSLQVLSASLNQDFKLGIFHLDNEVTWQKSSDQTVLPLPDLSLYHNFYMQFKLAKKVLSVQLGADVRYFTKYNAPAYMPAIQNFYLQPEEGKVEIGGYPIVNVYANLHLKRTRFYVMMYHVNQGISRPDYFLSPHYPINPRVLKFGLSWNFYD
- a CDS encoding transporter substrate-binding domain-containing protein → METRPKLRLFRYLVPVIIILALIFTFRYCGKQEKPLGHPRDYAAIAKEGILRVATEYNSISFYVDGDTISGFHYELIQAFARDKRLKAEITPVMSFEERLKGLSEGRYDVIAYGILATSKLKDSLLLTSPIVLNKQVLVQRKENGENDSLYIRNQLDLARRTLHVVKGSPSILRIQNLGNEIGDTIYIKEIEKYGPEQLISLVAHGDIDYAVCDESIARAVADSLSQIDINTAISFTQFYSWAVSKQSPVLLDSLNTWLDKFQKKSEYQKIYKKYYNQ